Proteins from one Paenibacillus amylolyticus genomic window:
- a CDS encoding nucleotidyltransferase domain-containing protein, whose amino-acid sequence MTYVHEEMKDTIRQQLRQIEQEEQVRIIYACESGSRAWGFPSQDSDYDVRFLYVRPLEWYLSIEDRRDVIERPISDQLDINGWDLQKALKLFRKSNPPLLEWLQSPIQYDERYNVAQHIRALSPLTFSPKSCMYHYLNMAKGNFRDYLQGERVKIKKYFYVLRPLLACGWIERYDVMPPMAFEELVQELVPATTPLYTEIHELLRRKKAGEELDLEPQLPAIQAFLAERIEHFDRLASQMENEQVIQFEELDRIFRLALQEVWGEGE is encoded by the coding sequence ATGACCTATGTTCATGAAGAAATGAAAGATACGATCAGACAACAGCTGAGGCAGATTGAACAGGAGGAGCAGGTACGGATCATCTACGCCTGTGAATCCGGCAGCCGGGCGTGGGGATTTCCTTCCCAGGATAGTGATTACGATGTGCGTTTTCTGTATGTGAGACCGCTGGAATGGTACCTGTCGATTGAGGATCGAAGGGATGTTATTGAGCGCCCAATCAGTGATCAGCTCGATATCAATGGTTGGGATCTGCAGAAGGCGTTGAAGCTATTTCGCAAATCGAACCCGCCGCTGCTGGAGTGGCTGCAATCCCCTATCCAGTATGATGAACGGTATAACGTGGCACAGCATATCCGTGCACTTTCACCGTTGACCTTCTCGCCCAAGTCCTGCATGTATCATTATCTAAATATGGCGAAGGGCAATTTCCGGGATTATTTACAAGGTGAGCGAGTAAAGATTAAAAAGTATTTCTATGTGCTGCGCCCCTTACTTGCTTGTGGCTGGATCGAACGTTATGATGTGATGCCGCCGATGGCATTTGAAGAGCTGGTGCAAGAACTTGTCCCTGCGACTACACCATTGTATACGGAGATTCATGAATTGCTGCGTCGGAAAAAAGCGGGTGAGGAACTGGATCTGGAGCCGCAACTGCCAGCCATACAGGCATTTTTGGCGGAGAGGATCGAGCATTTTGACAGACTGGCCAGTCAGATGGAGAATGAGCAGGTGATTCAATTTGAAGAATTGGATCGAATTTTCCGTTTGGCATTGCAAGAGGTGTGGGGCGAAGGGGAATAA
- a CDS encoding substrate-binding domain-containing protein, with the protein MNQLNRGEPHYWQRVLSGMISACNERGWHHAIVSPSLGVTDENTSPEKAIAPHLDWERCAGIIVMGAFPHTVLQRLSKTSRPIILVDHQEPLLNCDTISHDNLEAGITVARYLMSMNCRRIGLITDDGRAASFAQRKIGIELALNHFHVDTSHTTSFREWNIPYENGEWVNQLATTIQNMPDDERPDAWIGVNDDIALQWMHKLQEMGISTPKDCLVIGIDNVHSAVTSSPPLTTVNLCKEELGQRAVEALQRRIERPGTPKETVMLSTTLIPRESA; encoded by the coding sequence ATGAATCAGCTTAACCGCGGTGAACCTCACTACTGGCAACGTGTTTTGTCAGGCATGATCTCCGCCTGTAATGAACGTGGCTGGCATCATGCCATTGTATCTCCCTCACTCGGAGTGACGGACGAGAACACCTCTCCCGAAAAAGCCATTGCTCCTCACTTGGATTGGGAACGTTGTGCAGGAATTATTGTCATGGGAGCTTTTCCACATACGGTTCTGCAACGACTCTCTAAGACAAGCCGTCCTATTATTCTGGTAGATCATCAGGAACCATTGCTGAATTGTGATACGATCAGCCATGATAATCTGGAAGCTGGCATTACTGTTGCGAGATATCTAATGTCTATGAATTGTCGACGGATCGGCCTCATCACAGATGATGGTCGTGCTGCCAGCTTCGCACAGCGGAAGATTGGTATTGAACTGGCTTTGAATCATTTCCATGTGGATACCAGTCATACGACCAGCTTCAGAGAATGGAATATTCCGTATGAAAATGGGGAATGGGTTAACCAGTTGGCTACCACCATTCAAAACATGCCAGATGATGAACGTCCCGATGCCTGGATTGGTGTTAATGATGATATTGCTTTGCAATGGATGCACAAACTACAGGAAATGGGCATCTCCACGCCTAAAGATTGCCTTGTCATCGGTATCGACAATGTACATTCTGCCGTTACGTCCTCCCCGCCGCTAACCACAGTTAATCTGTGCAAAGAGGAGCTTGGACAGCGCGCGGTCGAGGCTTTACAACGCCGAATCGAACGCCCGGGAACGCCGAAAGAAACAGTGATGTTATCAACCACCTTGATTCCAAGGGAATCGGCGTAA
- a CDS encoding glycoside hydrolase family 125 protein, whose translation MEQFRLPKIPMPHLELPQAVQDILTEADERLQHRPRLLAQFRNCFPNTLETTTKLLDDGTTFVITGDIPAMWLRDSVEQVMHYVPLAKDDEKLQRIIGGLIKRHTLYIDKDIYANAFNETANGWHWDANDETEMSPWVWERKFELDSLCFSMKLAYTYWRETELTDIFDERFKKVMESIVQLWETEQHHAEQSTYRFMRRNCPAHDTLRNEGLGMPVNYTGMIWSGFRPSDDACDFHYNIPANMFAAVTLRQMGEIAKWVFRDEQLVSRMARLEEDIRHGISLYGTYRHPEYGQIYAYETDGYGNFCLMDDAGTPGLMSIPYMEYASIEDMVYQNTRRFILSKENPFYYEGQVAKGIGSPHTPPGYIWHMALSMQGLTADDDEEMLAMIELLENTDAGTCYMHEGFHADDPNTFTRPWFAWSNSLFSQLVYKAMKKGIL comes from the coding sequence ATGGAACAGTTCAGATTACCGAAAATCCCTATGCCGCACCTGGAATTGCCGCAAGCTGTGCAGGATATTCTGACTGAGGCGGACGAGCGTTTGCAACATCGGCCGAGATTGCTGGCTCAGTTTCGCAATTGTTTTCCGAATACACTGGAAACGACCACAAAGCTGCTCGATGATGGGACAACCTTTGTAATTACAGGGGATATTCCCGCGATGTGGTTAAGAGATTCGGTAGAGCAGGTCATGCATTATGTTCCGCTTGCGAAGGATGACGAGAAGTTGCAGCGTATCATCGGAGGCCTGATCAAACGGCATACGCTCTATATTGATAAGGATATCTATGCTAATGCATTCAATGAAACGGCGAATGGATGGCATTGGGATGCCAATGATGAGACGGAGATGTCACCTTGGGTGTGGGAACGGAAGTTTGAGCTAGATTCTCTTTGTTTCTCCATGAAGCTGGCCTATACATATTGGCGGGAGACGGAACTCACGGATATATTTGATGAGCGCTTCAAGAAAGTGATGGAGAGTATCGTTCAACTATGGGAGACAGAACAGCATCACGCAGAGCAATCAACTTACCGGTTCATGCGTCGCAATTGTCCGGCCCATGATACGCTTCGTAATGAAGGGTTGGGAATGCCCGTGAATTATACGGGCATGATCTGGTCCGGATTTCGTCCGAGTGATGATGCCTGTGATTTTCATTATAATATTCCAGCGAATATGTTTGCTGCGGTAACCTTGCGGCAGATGGGGGAGATCGCGAAGTGGGTGTTCCGCGATGAACAGCTGGTGAGTCGAATGGCCCGTTTGGAAGAAGACATACGACATGGCATTTCTCTGTACGGTACTTACCGTCATCCAGAGTATGGACAGATCTATGCCTATGAGACAGACGGTTACGGCAACTTTTGTCTGATGGATGATGCGGGTACACCTGGCCTAATGTCCATTCCATATATGGAGTATGCTTCGATTGAGGACATGGTGTATCAGAACACTCGTCGATTCATTTTGAGTAAGGAAAATCCGTTCTACTATGAAGGGCAGGTAGCGAAAGGCATTGGTAGCCCTCATACCCCTCCGGGATACATTTGGCACATGGCGCTATCCATGCAGGGCCTGACCGCAGACGATGACGAGGAAATGCTGGCCATGATTGAGTTGCTGGAGAACACGGATGCGGGAACCTGCTATATGCATGAGGGTTTCCACGCCGATGATCCGAACACGTTCACCAGACCATGGTTCGCTTGGTCCAACAGCCTTTTCTCGCAACTGGTGTATAAGGCAATGAAGAAAGGAATTCTATAA
- a CDS encoding RidA family protein — MTTAQIYSHGVPWEEAFSVAQGYSVNGMIYIAGQFSHDMQGAFIGVDDIEAQVRQTLDNLDRVLAGFNVTKSNIAELEIFLVHPQEHLEPCVAVYKEYIGAHRPAVTMVGTSGLAFPHQLIEIRAVAHTN, encoded by the coding sequence ATGACTACAGCTCAAATCTACAGCCACGGTGTACCGTGGGAAGAAGCATTCAGCGTCGCTCAAGGATACAGCGTTAACGGGATGATCTACATTGCAGGGCAATTTTCGCATGATATGCAGGGGGCTTTCATTGGTGTGGATGATATTGAAGCACAGGTGCGCCAGACACTGGATAACCTGGATCGCGTACTCGCAGGATTCAACGTGACCAAGTCGAACATTGCTGAACTGGAGATTTTTCTGGTTCATCCCCAGGAGCATCTTGAGCCATGTGTTGCCGTGTATAAAGAGTACATTGGCGCACATCGTCCAGCAGTTACGATGGTCGGCACATCGGGTCTGGCTTTCCCTCATCAACTGATTGAGATTCGCGCGGTTGCACATACCAACTGA
- a CDS encoding helix-turn-helix domain-containing protein, with amino-acid sequence MSRKVSIQTLADQLGLSKYAVSRALSGKTGVSEATRARVLELARALGYRQSTPGANNNPIAANHTELSDPRSFSYA; translated from the coding sequence ATGTCACGCAAAGTATCCATTCAGACGCTGGCTGACCAGCTCGGATTATCCAAATATGCCGTTTCCCGCGCACTCAGTGGCAAGACAGGCGTTAGTGAAGCTACACGTGCACGGGTACTGGAACTCGCTCGGGCTTTGGGATATCGCCAAAGTACTCCGGGTGCTAACAATAATCCTATTGCCGCAAACCATACGGAGCTGTCCGATCCCCGTTCGTTCTCATATGCATGA
- a CDS encoding WXG100 family type VII secretion target produces the protein MTRIIVPPEQLQAISNQFAQASEHSRSMINNLSRHINTLQGQWSGITQERFFQNFQVAHRQMERFSSSVSAIGAELHTIATRFSQADQSQGNGVQTSSTQSASEKDVKTTLSDIYDQGRNSWNIINGIHGNVGLIGTGLYSAMATSMVLSKTVHFKVDPRNSSRAKVHNAPWVKGKGNSFLSNMARKLDKQFRSPGLVMKGLKGFDRLAGKLKVGDIGLGFNKANSFGQWTRNVIAGVNKGQYGMKISKIPSMISKKLFPINVGLNVWDEGVKTVSKYKEGTLTKTDLAVSTSNIVIKSASAGAGAIVGGTLLSFAGPAGTAVGAYVGGAIGSYAGKHIASAAEKGIRWVSKLFK, from the coding sequence GTGACCAGGATTATTGTACCGCCTGAGCAGCTTCAGGCCATCTCCAACCAATTTGCTCAAGCTTCGGAACATAGCCGTAGCATGATTAACAATTTAAGCAGACATATAAATACATTACAGGGCCAATGGTCAGGAATCACACAGGAGCGTTTCTTTCAGAACTTTCAGGTGGCTCATCGGCAAATGGAGAGATTTTCTAGCTCAGTCTCTGCGATTGGCGCGGAACTACATACCATCGCAACTCGTTTCTCACAAGCGGATCAATCTCAGGGGAATGGTGTACAGACCAGTTCAACCCAATCCGCTTCTGAGAAAGATGTAAAAACGACGCTATCAGATATATATGATCAAGGTAGGAATTCCTGGAATATAATTAATGGGATTCATGGGAATGTAGGCCTGATTGGAACAGGACTATATTCTGCTATGGCTACGTCCATGGTACTTTCCAAAACGGTTCATTTCAAAGTAGATCCCCGGAACTCTAGCCGTGCCAAAGTCCATAATGCCCCTTGGGTAAAGGGAAAGGGAAATTCCTTTCTAAGTAACATGGCACGGAAACTAGATAAACAATTCCGCAGCCCGGGTCTGGTCATGAAAGGATTAAAGGGCTTCGATCGACTTGCAGGTAAATTAAAAGTGGGTGATATCGGGCTTGGTTTCAACAAAGCCAACAGCTTCGGTCAATGGACCCGCAATGTTATTGCCGGTGTGAATAAAGGTCAATACGGTATGAAGATTTCCAAAATACCTTCAATGATAAGCAAAAAACTGTTCCCTATCAACGTAGGACTTAATGTTTGGGATGAAGGGGTTAAAACCGTTTCCAAGTATAAGGAAGGAACATTAACCAAAACGGATCTCGCCGTGTCCACATCGAATATCGTGATCAAATCTGCCTCTGCAGGGGCCGGGGCTATTGTTGGCGGGACCCTATTATCGTTCGCCGGGCCTGCAGGAACAGCAGTGGGCGCTTATGTAGGTGGAGCTATAGGTAGCTACGCCGGAAAACATATAGCATCAGCGGCTGAGAAAGGAATTAGATGGGTTAGTAAACTCTTCAAATAA
- a CDS encoding mismatch-specific DNA-glycosylase: MIPDHLDVGLSILFIGFNPSITSGETGHHYAYKGNRFWRILERSGLTPRLYDAQEDGELLKLGYGFTNIVARPTRGVEDITKEEYAEGRQILRQKLEDYRPDIACFVGKGVYTQYSKRAKVQWGFQDDPVVKEIQEFVAPSSSGLVRMSMDEIVAIYSQLADFVAEKNGED; this comes from the coding sequence ATGATTCCAGATCATCTGGATGTTGGTTTATCGATATTGTTTATTGGTTTCAATCCCAGCATTACGTCTGGAGAGACGGGTCATCATTATGCGTACAAAGGCAACCGGTTCTGGCGCATTCTTGAACGTTCGGGATTAACCCCGCGTTTATATGATGCCCAAGAGGACGGAGAGTTGCTGAAGCTTGGGTACGGATTCACCAATATCGTGGCCCGGCCCACCAGAGGCGTGGAAGATATTACGAAGGAAGAGTACGCAGAAGGACGTCAGATTTTACGGCAAAAACTGGAGGACTACCGACCGGACATTGCCTGTTTTGTCGGAAAAGGCGTATACACCCAGTACAGCAAACGCGCCAAAGTGCAATGGGGATTTCAGGACGATCCGGTCGTCAAGGAAATTCAGGAATTCGTCGCTCCTTCATCCAGTGGACTCGTGCGCATGTCAATGGATGAGATTGTGGCGATCTATTCACAGCTTGCTGATTTTGTTGCGGAGAAGAATGGAGAAGATTAA
- a CDS encoding TROVE domain-containing protein — MHLIEKGKLPYSVVTSIIQPTRTVWEALMSQMPTFALLRHLNAMDRAGVFGKSKNIDVVTRRLTDAEALRKSRILPFRFASAYEMIAREELRDALRQAVELSVGNLPTLPGRTAIFLDRSGSMQGDYLRIGSVLALALYKQTRGNALFWLFDHLVEDARPQMNESILSQAHRIRAQGGTDTGRPVRELRDIGEKVDQIIMITDEQQNEGSPLYAELERYRRMMNPELKAFIVDIAPYRQALVPPRDGKTFYIYGWSETVLTYIAETVAGYDTLADRVRALDI; from the coding sequence ATGCATCTGATCGAGAAAGGCAAACTGCCGTATTCAGTGGTTACCTCGATCATCCAGCCGACACGTACGGTGTGGGAGGCATTAATGTCACAGATGCCGACCTTTGCATTGCTGCGCCATCTGAACGCAATGGATCGGGCAGGTGTTTTTGGAAAATCGAAAAATATTGATGTTGTTACACGTCGTCTAACGGATGCGGAAGCTTTGCGCAAATCGCGCATATTGCCTTTCCGATTTGCCAGTGCGTATGAAATGATTGCGAGGGAAGAGCTGCGGGATGCTTTGCGGCAAGCGGTGGAGCTATCCGTTGGCAACCTGCCAACGCTGCCGGGAAGAACGGCTATTTTCCTGGATCGTTCCGGTTCCATGCAAGGGGATTATTTACGCATTGGTTCGGTGCTGGCGCTGGCACTTTATAAACAAACGAGAGGTAACGCACTGTTCTGGTTATTCGACCATTTGGTTGAGGATGCTCGTCCGCAGATGAATGAGAGCATTCTTTCCCAAGCTCACCGCATTCGCGCACAAGGTGGAACAGATACAGGTCGACCCGTGCGGGAACTTCGGGATATCGGAGAGAAAGTGGATCAGATCATTATGATCACCGATGAACAGCAGAATGAAGGCAGCCCGTTATATGCGGAGCTTGAGCGATACCGCCGGATGATGAATCCGGAGTTAAAGGCATTTATTGTGGATATAGCACCTTATCGGCAGGCACTGGTACCGCCGCGGGATGGCAAAACCTTTTACATCTACGGTTGGAGTGAAACGGTACTGACCTATATTGCCGAGACTGTGGCCGGATATGATACACTCGCGGATCGGGTGAGAGCGCTGGATATATAA